From bacterium, the proteins below share one genomic window:
- a CDS encoding NifU family protein, which translates to MEEKIKTILERDVVPILASHGGGCEFVELTPNNIVKVKLTGMCCGCRGAKASIKGVVEGILKENIEGIKAVEEI; encoded by the coding sequence GTGGAAGAGAAGATAAAAACGATTTTAGAAAGGGATGTAGTGCCAATCCTTGCAAGTCATGGGGGAGGGTGTGAGTTTGTTGAATTAACGCCCAATAATATTGTTAAGGTAAAGCTTACAGGAATGTGTTGTGGATGCAGAGGGGCAAAGGCAAGCATCAAGGGCGTTGTTGAGGGGATATTAAAGGAAAATATAGAGGGAATAAAGGCTGTAGAAGAGATCTAA